One Urechidicola croceus genomic window, TTTCTTAAAATTTTAACAGCAGTAATATCTTTAGGGTGAATACTTAAATATCTTGCTGCCTTTTTCTCTAGAATTCCTTCTATAGTTTCTTCTTCTAATTTAATTCGTAACTGAATCTCTTTTACCATTTGGCAAAATTAGTTTATTTTAAATGAAAAATTGTATGTCTTTTATTTAGTTGGAATCATAACTCAAATAATTAATCACTTTCATCTAAAAGATGATTTAATTTATTAGCAATTTCAATTCCTAATTTTTGATGACAATATTGATTCCAATGACCTAATTTATTTGTTGCTTTCCATTCATTAAATATGATTCCTGATTTTTGAAGTTCGTCAAAACAGTATGTCATATCCCAATATAACAGCCCATTTTCAACACATTTTTCTTCTACTTTTATAGGTAATATAGATGCATTACTATTAATAATAATTGTGTTTTTACTTAAATTTTCAAAAATTTTAGAAGTAATTGGATCAAATTCAAATACATGTTCTGATTCAATAATTTTAATTTGAGGTTTTGAATAAAACTTACCAAATAAAATTCCACCAGTTTCTCCTTGATTCACTTTATATCTACAAGCATTTAAAATATTAAAAAAAGTAAAATTTTGAGTTAAAAACTTTGTATTTTGGTATTTGTTTAATTCTGATGTTTCTACATTTATAGAAATACTTAAACTATCATTTATAATATCAGTACGAGGTAACAAAGGTGGAAATGAATAATCAGAAACCAAATCCTCTTTACTTAAAAAATAAATAAAATAATCAGGTTCAAAGTCTTCAATTAGCAACTTTTGATATGCATACATATGGCCAACATTGAACCCTGCACGACCAAAATTTAATACTTCTACAACTTTATTTGGAGATTTTAATCTTAAATTATCTTCCATAATTCTACTCAAGGTATGACGCTCAAACATTTGAGCTCCTTGTACAAAAGAATCACCAATTAAGGCAACTCTTATTGTGTTTTTTGGTTTAGATTTTGAAACAACATCTCCAACAAAACGATATTCATTAGTCGATAAAATTGAGAATCCTTCATTAAAATTTACAAACTCTCTAGATTTAAGAAGCCCTTTACCAATATCATCATAATATTCAGCAAATGACAATTCTGCTATTTTAGCCGAACTTATAAATAATTCACAAAAAAAAAGTGTACCTAAAAAAGAAAATAACAATATCAAAAACTTTTTTACAAACCTCATAATCGCTAAAATTGAAAATACACAAACGGTAAAGAATCTGCCTGAAACATATACATTAAAGTAACTAGAAATAACCCAGACAAAATACCTATTATAACTAAATTAGACTTAAGTTTTAATACACTCGTATGTCCATATTTATATTCAATATAATCTATACTGAAAACTACAACTAGATAGGAACATATAACTCTTAAAAATAAATAAAAATATTCACTTGTTTCCCAATTAATAATCTTAGAAAAAATCATTTCAGTTGATTCATAATTTTCACTTCTAAAAAACAACCAAGTAAATGTTACTAAAAAAAAGGTTAAGATGTAGTTCCCGAAGTTTATTAATTTACTTTTGCTATTTTTTTTACTTTGAAAACGGTGATACATTTTATATAATATCAAGTAAACACCATGCAAACCTCCCCAAATAACAAAATTCCAACTCGCTCCATGCCATAAGCCTCCTAAGAGCATTGTAATCATCAAATTTAAGTAAGTTCTACTTAAACCTTTTCTATTTCCACCTAATGGAAAATATAAATAATCTCGTAACCAGGTTGAAAGTGAAATATGCCATCTTCTCCAAAACTTAGCAATATTTTGTGAAAAATATGGTTGTTCAAAATTTTTCATTAGTTCAACTCCTAAAAGTTTTGCTGTACCTCTTGCTATATGACTATATCCAGAAAAATCTGCATAAATTTGAATTGAAAATAATATAATTGCAGCTATAATTTCTATTGATTTGTATAATGATAAATCATTAAAAATGTGATCAACATATCTTCCTGCTGTATCTCCAATCATTACCTTACGGAACAACCCTAAAATTATTAAGGTTATACCTTGCTTAATTTGTGTAAAACTTGGGTTTAACTTTTTAGATAATTGAGGTAGTAATGTTTTGGCTCGTTCAATTGGTCCTGCAACAAGTTGTGGAAAAAAAGAAACGAATAATGCGAAATCAACAAAGTTATTAGTTGGTTTTATTTTTTTATTATAAATATCAATTGTATAAGAAAGTGTTTGAAAAGTATAAAATGAAATTCCTATTGGCAATAAGATATTTAAGTGTATAAAATCTAATTTGAAGTTTAAATTATCAGCAATAGTTTTAAAATTTTCAATAAAAAAATTAAAATATTTAAAAACACATAAAATACCAAGATTCGTAAAAAGACTTAACCTTAAAAGCCATTTTCTTTTATTATCACTGGATGATGAGAAAATTTTCTCTCCAATTATAAAATCAATAATTGTTGAAGTAAGTAATAAGAAACAAAAACGCCAATCCCAATATCCATAAAAGAAATAACTACAAATTAGTAGAAAAATATTTTTACTTTTTTTACTTGGTAATGCGTAAAAAATTGGAAGAATAATACTTAAAAAAAAGAAAAATACAAATGAATTAAATAGCATTAAAATGTATTGTCTAAGATTTTAAAAACTCTAAAACATTTTGTTCTATACGTTTTTCTACATTAGTTAAATCTGCTTTTATGAATGTTTCTCCAGTAATTTGTTCATATAATTCTATATATCTATCAGAAATTTCAATAATTTTTTCAGATGTCATTTCAGGAATTACCTGTCCTTCTTTTCCTTGAAAACCGTTTTCTATCAACCATTGTCTTACAAACTCTTTTGACAATTGTTTTTGTGCTTCTCCTTTATTTTGTCGTTCTTGATAACCATCAATATAAAAATAACGAGAAGAATCTGGTGTATGAATTTCATCTATCAAAACAATTTTACCATCATTAGTTTTACCAAACTCATATTTAGTATCTACTAATATTAATCCTCGTTCTTTTGCAATTTCAGTACCTCTTTGAAATAACTTTCGTGTATAATCTTGAAGAATTAAATAATCTTCTTCTGATACAATACCTTTAGCCAGAATATCTTTACGAGAAATATCTTCATCATGCTCTCCGTTATCCGCTTTAGTAGATGGTGTTATAATTGGCTCAAGAAACTTATCATTTTCTTTCATACCCTCTGGCATTGAAACCCCACACAATACTCTTTTTCCCAACTTATATTCACGAGCTGCATGCCCAGAAAGATAACCTCGAATTACCATTTCAACTTTAAATGGCTCGCACAAGTGACCAACAGCAACATTAGGATCAGGAATATCAATAATCCAATTTGGAACAATATCTGATGTTGCATCCATCATTTTTGAAGCAATTTGATTTAAAATCTGCCCTTTATAAGGTATTTGTTTTGGCATTATTACATCAAAAGCTGAAAGCCTATCTGAGGCAATCATTACTAAAAATTTATCATCAATATTGTAAACCTCTCGTACTTTTCCTTTATAAACTGATTTTTGTTTTGGAAAATTATAATTGGTATCGTTAATAGTATTCATTATTAAATTGTTGTTGTTGTTGTTGTTGTATGTTTTTCTTATTAAGTGATTATTTTAATCTACTTCTATACTTTTAAAAGCAGTGATTATTTGCTTAACTAATCTATGCCTAACAACATCTTTATCATCTAGATAAACCATTGCTATACCTTCAATATCTTTTAAAGCTAATAATGCTTCTTTCAAACCTGAAACCTGTCTTCTTGGTAAATCAATTTGTCCAGGATCTCCAGTAATAATGAACTTTGCACTTTTCCCCATACGAGTTAAAAACATTTTCATTTGACTATGTGTAGTATTTTGACCTTCATCCAAAATTACATATGCACCGTCTAGTGTACGCCCTCTCATAAATGCTAAAGGTGCAATTTGAATAACTCCTTTTTCAATATATGACTCTAACTTTTCTGATGGAATCATATCACGTAATGCGTCATAAAGTGGTTGCATGTACGGATCTAACTTTTCTTTTAAATCACCTGGTAAAAAACCTAAATTTTCTCCTGATTCTACAGCTGGCCTTGTTAAAATAATTCGACGAACTTCTTTCTCTTTCAATGCTTTTACTGCAAGTGCAACTGCTGTATATGTTTTACCAGTTCCTGCAGGGCCAACTGCAAATAACATATCATTTTTAGCCATTAAATCAACCATTTTTTGTTGATTCGGGCTTTGAGGTTTAATCAACTTTCCTCCAACTCCATGAACTAAAACCCCTTCAGATTTAGCCGATGATTTATGCTCTGTACCATCAGAAGAAAGTATCCTATCTATACTATTTTCATCTAACTTATTGTATTTATTTAAATGATTAATGAGTCTCTGAATTTTCTTCTCAAACTCATCGAGAATTTCGGGTTCTCCATAAGCCTTTAATTTAGTACCTCTTGCAACTATCTTGAGTTTGGGATAGTGTTTTTTAAGAATTTCAATGTTTTTATTTCGCGTACCAAATAAGTCATTTGGGTTGATTTCGGTAAGTTCTATTAATCGCTCGTTCAAATGGTTAGATTTTTAAAGATTTTAGTCCAAAATTAGGTTACTAAAACTAACTTAAATAAATCAATATTGATTAGTTTTGCATAACAAATTTAAAAATTTATTTTTGTTATTAACTAATAATTTCAGGAAGTAATCAACAAATGTCTCTAATAACTTTAACCACAGATTTTGGACTCAAAGACCACTTTGTAGGGGCTGTTAAAGGAGCAATTTACTCCGAACTGTCTGATGCTGTGATTGTTGATATTACACACCACATTTCACCCTTCAATATTTCTGAAACTGCATATGTTTTAAAAAATGCATATAAAAGTTTTCCTGAAGGTAGTATTCACATCATAGGTGTTGATTCTGAATTAAATGAAGAAACTAACCATATTGCTTTAAAATTAGATAATCACTACTTTATTTGCCCTAATAATGGAGTTATTTCTATGATTGCTTCAGAAATAAGACCTGAAAAAATTGTTGAAATTAATATACACGATCGAATAGAAAGTAGTTTTCCAGTACTTGATGTATTTGTAAAAGTTGCTTGTCATTTAAAACGTGGTGGTACTTTGGAAGTTATAGGAAAGGAAATTTTTGACTATAAAATCATTACTGATATTCAACCAATTATATCTAATAATAATAGTAAAATTACTGGAAGTGTCATTTATATTGACAATTATGGAAATGTAATTACTAACATTAGTAAAAAGTTATTTGAAAAAATTGGTAAAGGAAGAGAATTTGAATTACTTGCAGATAGATATCCTTTTAAAAAAATTCATTCTAAATATAGTGATATTGTCAATTTCGCCATTCCTAAAGAAGATAGACACTTAGATGGTGCAAGATTGGCTATATTTAACTCGGCAGGATATGTTGAAATTGCATTGTACAGAAGTAATTTAGACACCGTTGGTGGAGCTTCAAGTTTACTTGGATTAAGATATAGAGATCAATTAACTATTACTTTTAAAGATGTTGATTCGAATAGTTAAACTTGGATTTCACAAAGAAAATGTTTCTAAATTTTTAAATATTTTTGAAAATTCAAAAGATAAAATACGAAATACTGAAGGGTGCCGTTTATTAGAACTATATAGAGATAAAAACGATGATACTATATTTTTTACCTATAGCCATTGGGATGAAGATATACATTTAGAAAATTATCGAAATTCTGCGTATTTCAAAAAGGTCTGGAAAAATACAAAACCTTTATTCAATCGCAAACCTGAAGCATGGAGCGTTGACAGATTAGAGCGATTAGATTAATTATATGATAGCAATTTTAAAAAAAGAATTAAACTCATTTTTTTCAACACCAATTGGTTATTTGGTGATTGCTGTATTTCTAGTAATAAACGGTTTATTTTTATGGATATTTGAAGGCGACTTCAATATATTAAATGCTGGTTTTGCTGACTTAAATAGTTTTTTCTTTCTTGCTCCTTGGATTTTTATGTTTCTGATTCCGGCAATAACCATGAAAACCTTTTCGGATGAGTACAATACTGGAACTATCGAAATCTTAAAGACAAAACCAATTAGTAACTGGGAAATTATAATCGGAAAATATATAGCATCACTCCTACTTATTGTAATTGCTATTATTCCTACACTAACTTATGTTTATAGTATATCAAATTTAGGAAACCCTATTGGTAACTTTGATCTAGGAAGTTTATTGGGTTCATATTTTGGTCTTTTGTTTCTCGCAAGTGCTTACACTACAATTGGTCTTTTTGCTTCAACACTTTCAAATAATCAAATTGTAGCATTTATAATTGCTGTATGTATTTCTTTTTTATTTTTCTATGGATTTGAAGCAATGTCTTCATTGTTTGGAAACTTTGATTATACAATTCAAAGCTTTGGAATGAATGAGCACTTTAAAAGTATAAGTCGTGGAGTAATTGACACAAGAGATTTAATTTATTTCATCAGTATAACCATATTCTTTTTAGTTATAACAAAACTTAAACTTACACGTGAATAAGCAATCAAACATATCAAAAATAGTTTTGCTTATCATTGGCTTGATAATTATAAATTTTATTTCGAATAAAATGTATAAACGCTTTGATTTAACTGAAGATAAAAGATACACCTTATCTGAACCTGCATTAGCTATTTTAAACAAAGTTGAATCTCCAATAATCATTAAAATATACCTTGAAGGTGATTTTCCCTCTGAATTTAAAAGATTACAGATTGAGACTCGACAATTACTTAATGAATTAAAATCAGAAAACAACAATATAAAATTCCGTTTCATTGACCCTCTAGATGATGCCCAAGAATTAATTGAACAAGGCTTAAAACCAAGTCAATTATCAATTCAAAAAAATGGACAAATTTCTGAAATTATAATTTTTCCTTGGGCAACAGTGCAATATGGCACAAAAACTGAACTGGTTTCACTCCTGAATGACACAAATAGCCAATCTCAAGAAGAACAACTTGAGAATGCAATTCAAAATTTAGAATATGCATTTGCAGATGCCATTCATAAGGTAACTTCTGAAAAAAACAAAAAAATTGCCGTACTCAAAGGAAATGGTGAATTACAAGATATTTATGTTGCAGATTTTTTAAGAAAATTAGGAGAGTATTATAGATTAGCACCATTCACATTAGATGCTGTTGAAACCAATCCACAACAAACTACAGATGAATTGTCAAAATTTGATTTAGCTATTATTGCAAAACCTACAGAGCGATTTACTGAAAATGAAAAATACACACTTGACCAATTTATTATCAATGGAGGAAAAACCCTTTGGTTAGTTGATCAAGTTCAAGCAGAATTAGATAGTTTAATGGATACTGGTGAATCACTTGCATATCCAAGAGATTTAAACTTAACTGATTTACTTTTTAGTTATGGCGTACGTATCAATCCAAATTTAATTCAGGATTTATATAGTTCAAAAATTCCTTTAGCATCAGGAAATATTGGAAATAAAACACAATTTGATCAATTTTTATGGGAGTTTAATCCATTAACCCAGTCAAAAAATGATCATCCTATTAATAAAAATGTTGATCCTGTCAATTTTAAATTTACCAGCAGTATAGATTTATTAAAAAATGATATTACAAAAACCGTTTTATTACAAAGTTCTCCATTATCAAAAATTATTGGTACTCCTTCCATCATTAGCCTTAAATCAATTGGTCAACAACCAAATCCAAATGAATATAATAACGGCAATAAACCTTTGGCAGTACTTCTAGAAGGTGAATTTAAATCGGCATATGAAAGTAGAATAAAACCCTTCAACTATAATAAATCTAAAGGTATATCTAAAAAAAATAAAATGATTGTCATTTCAGATGGAGATATTATTGCCAATCAAATAACTAGAGGTCAACCAGATAAATTAGATACTGACAAGTGGACTGGTCAACATTTTGGAAATAAAGATTTTCTTTTAAATAGTATCAACTATTTACTGGATGATTCAGGGCTTATAAATGTTCGCTCTAAAACTGTTGATTTAAAAATTTTAGATAGAGAAAAATCATTTAAAAACCGAACTTTCTATCAACTATTAAATGTCCTTTTGCCAATTATTATTACCCTTATTTTCGGACTGATTTTCAACTATTTACGATTAAAAAAATACCAATAATCATTCTTAAATTTTTGTTAAATTCAAATATAACTCCTACGATTGGAATCTTATATGAGTATATTTGTCATTAATCTAAATAACTTATTATGTTTAAAAATCTAACCACATTAGCACTTATTTTGGGACTTACATTTTCTGTAAATGCTCAAATAAAAACACCTGCACCAAGTCCAGGAGCAAAAATTGAACAAACTGTAGGGTTAACAAATGTTTCTATTGAATATTCTCGTCCTGCAATGCGTGGAAGAACAATTTTTGGAAATTTAGTACCTTATGGTAAACTATGGAGAACAGGTGCCAATGCAAGAACTAAAATCACTTTTAGTGATGATGTAACCATTGATGGAAAAGAATTAAAGGCTGGAACTTATGGAATATTATCTGTTCCTAATTCTACATCTTGGGATGTAATTTTTTATACTGATAGCAATGGTGGAGGCGCTCCTAACGAACTAGACGAATCAAAAGTCGCTTTGAGAACTACTGCATCAACACATTCTATTGCAAATGATAAACAGTCTTTTACTATTGGTCTTAGTGATTTAACAAGTGATTCAGCTAATCTATATTTCGCTTGGGAAAAAACTAAAGTAAAACTAGCTCTTGGAGTTCCAACAGATAAAACTACACAAGCAAGTATTGATAATGTAATGTCTGGCCCTTCATCTAATGACTACTTTCAAGCAGCAGTATATTACTTAGAATCAGGTAAAGATATTTCTAAGGCAAAAGAATGGATTGACAAAGCTGTTGACATGAGAGAAGAACCAGCATTTTGGCAAATTAGACAACAATCACTAATTTACGCAAAATTAGGAGATAAAAAAGGTGCAATAAAAGCAGCAAAAAAATCGTTAGAATTAGCAACAGAGGCTGGTAATGCAGATTATGTAAAATTGAATAAAGATTCTATTGAAGAATGGTCTAATTAATAATAACTATAAATCAACCCACAATGAAAACAAAAGCCTTATTACTACTTATGCTTGTAACCTTTATAGGTTATGGGCAAAAAAGTCCAGCGGAAACCGCTGAAGGAACTGTCGATGGTGTTCATATTACTATCGATTATGGTTCTCCAAGAGTAAATGGAAGAACTATTTATGGCAACCTTGTACCTTATGGAAAAATTTGGCGAGCAGGCGCTAACAAAAATACTACTATAAAGTTTGACAAAGAAGTTTCCATTGAAGGTAAAAAAATACCTGCAGGAAAATACGGTTTCTTCATCATACCTAATGAAAATGGGAGTTGGACTGCTATATTCAACAAAAAAAATGATGGTTGGGGCGCATATGATTATAAAGAATCAGATGATGCACTAAGATTAGATGTTGAAGCACATAATACAGATGAAAACAAAGAAGAACTTATGTTTAAAGTCACTGAAGATGCAATTAAATTTGCTTGGGCCGATAAGTACTTAAAATTAAAATTAAAGTAAAAATTAATTTTTTAGATTTATTCAATCCGTCAACTTTACAAGTTGACGGATTTTTTTATCAATACTAAATAATCACCTATCATTAACAAAGTTTGATAAACCTCCAACCTAACTTTAATCATTAAATTTAACAAGGAAATTACTATTTATAAACCATTTTTTATATTTGGAATTATTCAAGCGTAAGAAATAGAAACTAAAAAACTATCAATAAAAGAAAGAAATTAAATTATTTAAAAAGGTATTTTAAATACTACCGGAAGTATTTAATTTAGACATTCTAGAATTTTTCAGTCAAATTAATACTCATTTAATCTATCATATAACTATTAAATATTTTAATAGGATTATCATATTTTACTTTTAATATAAAGTAATTTTATTCATCAATATTCATAGCACTTAATAAGTGTGCAACCAATATTACAATAACACAACCAATTAGATTAAGCCATAAATAAGCCAAGTCTATAATTCCAAGTTCATTTAACGAAAAAAGTATAAGTACCAATATCTCTCCAATTATTGCTGCAAAAAACGTTGCATTGCCTTTAATTTTCTTAAAAAAGAATGCAATAGCAAAAACTCCTAAAATTGTTCCATAAAACAAAGATCCAATAATATTAACAGCCTCTATTAAATTATCAAATAGCGATGCAAAAGTGGCAAATAATAACGCCATAATTCCCCATCCAAATGTAAACCATTTTGACATTTTCAAATAATGCTGATCTGTTGCATCTTGAACGTACGAACGCTTGTAAATATCAATTAATGATGTTGTAGCAAGGGCATTTAATTCTGATGCAGTTGAAGACATCGCTGCAGAGAATATAACGGCCAACAAAAGTCCAATAAGTCCAATTGGTAAATGCTCTGTCACAAAAGTAATAAAGACATAGTCAGAATCTTCTGATTCCATTTTTATATTTTCATTTTCTGAAACAGTATCTATTAATTTTTTGGCTTCCTTTCTCAATGCTTTTTCTTGAGCCAGTGTACTATTCATTAAAATAATTGCCTCTGTATTGTCCTTCCCTTCGTTTTTATTATCAATTACTTGATAAATAGCATCACGTTTAGACTGAGTAATATCACTCAATTCAAACTCCAGTGCGTTATAATCTTCAGCATAAGATGATGCTTTGACTATATCGACATTAGATTTATTAAAGTGAAGTGGTGCATCATTGAATTGATAAAAAACAAAAACCATTATACCTACAAACAGGATTGCAAATTGCATGGGTACTTTAAAAATTCCGTTAAAAAGTAATCCCAACCGACTTTGGGTTAATGATTTTCCAGATATATAACGTTGAACTTGAGATTGATCTGTTCCAAAATATGACAAGAACAAAAAAGTTCCACCTAATAAAGCCGACCAAATATTATATCTATTTGAAAGGTCAAATTTAAAATCAACCACATTTAGTTTCTTCATATTTCCTGCAATATCAACAGCATCTCCAAAGGAAATATTTGAAGGTAATTTATAAACTACTATCATAAATGCGATAAACATTCCTGTTAGTATTACAATCATCTGTTGTTTTTGAGTTTGACTCACAGCATTTGTACCTCCAGAAACAGTATATATAATTACCAATGTTCCTATCAACAAATTGGTAATATTTAAATTCCATCCCAAAATAGATGATAAAATAATTGATGGTGCAAAAATGGTTAATCCAGCAGCTAAGCCTCTTTGAACTAAAAATAAAACAGCGGTTAATGACCGTGTTTTAAGGTCAAATCGCTTTTCTAAAAACTCATATGCTGTATATACATTTAACTTATAATATCTTGGAAGGACATACACACATAGAATTATCATTGCTATCGGTAGACCGAAATAAAACTGTGCGAAACGCATACCATCATCATAGGCTTGTCCTGGTGTTGATAAAAATGTAATTGCACTCGCTTGAGTTGCCATAACCGACAATCCGATGGTATACCAAGGCAATGTCTGTTCGCCTTTAAGAAAAGATTCTGTTGTATTTACGTTTCGTGTTTTCCATATACCGTACCATACGATCAAAACCAAAATTCCTATTAAAACTGACCAATCAATTATATGCATTAGGCGTATTTTTTAGTAAAAATGGTGAATAAAATAACCAGTATAATTTGAAAAATCAGCACAAATAAATACATCTGATTCCAAGTTTTAAAAATAGGTGGTTTTTCGCTTGACATTCTTTAGTTTTTAATTTCTAATTCATTATTATTTTTTCCAACTGACAATAAATTGGTAAATAATCTATAGGCTCCTGGTACTCCTGCAGGCAATTCTCTAAAGAAACTCAATCCTGTGTAAATAAAATGACCTTCTCCATATTTTGCTATTAGCAAACTTCCTTTTCTTTCAGGCTCACCTTTATCATTCATAGATAAAATTGGTGTAAATTCACTACTCCATTCATTTGGAAAATATAAACCGCGTTCTTGTACCCAACCATCAAAATCTTTTTGAGTAATCTTGTTTGGGTAGTTCATCACTTCATTTTTTGGGCTTATAATTCTCACTTCAGAGTTTTCATCTGTAACTCTATCACGTGATATTTTTAATTCAAAAGGTGCTACTTCATCAACTTTTAAGCGATGACCTGTATTATATTGAACCAACATTGTTCCTCCATTTTTAACATATTCATGCAATAAATCTTGATAATATTTAGCACGATCATTAGTATTATATGCGCGAACACCCATAATCACAGCATCAAAATTTTGAAGTTTATCGATTGTAATTTCATTCTCATTCAATTCAACAACAGTATAACCAACTTGTCGCAAACTCGCCGGTATATCATCTCCTGCTCCCTGAATATATCCTATCAATTGTCCTTTCTTCTGAATATCCAATCGTACAACCTTGCTTTCAGATGGCATTAAAACTGATTGAAAAGGAATATGGTCATACGCTATTTCTACCAATTCATCAGTATAAAAATTTCCATTAATTTCAACTATTGGTGAAATTTTTCCTTCTGATTGATTTTTGGGTGGAGTAACACTAAAAACAACTATTTGTTCTGCTCCTTTTTGAGCAATACTTACTTCATGATACTTTGGAAATACTTGCCAACCTTTTGGGTGAGCTAGTTGTACTTTTCCAATTATATGTTCTTTCCCAGATTTTACTTTCACTGTAATTTCTTTCGGAGAATTATCAGCAAAAATCAGAACTTTATCAGTAATACTTGCTGTTACTGCTGGAACAATTTCTAATGGTTGATACACCTCTCCTTTTACTGGGTCATTTCTCTTGAAAACAACATCTTTTTTAAATTCAAATAATTCACCTTCAATAATTAACATAAACTCAGCCTGTATTGTTCTTGGAGTTTCTGGTTTTCCAATTAAATTTACATCATCAACTTTATACATTCCTAAAGTTCCTTTGCTTTTAAGCCAATATGGGCTAGAAAATTCAATATTTGAAGGGATTGTATCTTTAATTTCAAAATTAAATTTTTCATTTTTCAATAAACTAACAGCATCACCTTTAATAATGCTTGCTGCAATTGAAGGAGTTACAGCTACAACAGTTAACTTCATTGGCACATCACTTCTATTTGTCACTTCAATATTTATAGTAATATCACTACCCTTAGTTACAGAAGATTCAGTCGATACTGCTTCTAAATACAAACCAGCACAAGCTTGAATAATATCTTTAATTTCTTTCGTTTTTTGAACTTTCCAATGCGCATCTTCTAAATTTTGAATTAGTTGATAAGCCTTAACTAGTTCAGGAATACTTAAAGAAGGGTTTATAAAATCAAAATTTTGTTCTACTTTTTTTAAAATATCACCAATTTCTTGCCCTCCTTTTACTCTTGTCCAAGTTGTATTAATTCCATCAAACAAATTGGTTTTATCTTTTGGCAAATCTCCTTTTACCAATTCTAAATACTCCGTATTATTTCCACGAGAACCAGTTCTACCAAAGCCTTGACTTTTGTGCATACTTCGACTTAAAGCCGAAATTTCATCGTTTGACAATCCAAATGCTGGATAATATGTTCCTGTTTCCAATTCTAATAAGTTTGTTTTATCTGCCTTTTC contains:
- a CDS encoding PIG-L family deacetylase is translated as MFRILSLSISLLFFTNIAYSQRPQKPTSSEIHESIKKLNFLGSALYIAAHPDDENTSLISFLSNDVKARTAYLSLTRGDGGQNLIGHEIRELLGVIRTQELLAARRTDGGEQMFSRANDFGYSKHPDETLEIWNKKEVLGDVVRAIRTFKPDIIINRFSHKEETFGRTHGHHTSSAVLSELAFDMAGDKTKYPEQLGKLEVWQPKREFFNTSWWFYGSRENFEKADKTNLLELETGTYYPAFGLSNDEISALSRSMHKSQGFGRTGSRGNNTEYLELVKGDLPKDKTNLFDGINTTWTRVKGGQEIGDILKKVEQNFDFINPSLSIPELVKAYQLIQNLEDAHWKVQKTKEIKDIIQACAGLYLEAVSTESSVTKGSDITINIEVTNRSDVPMKLTVVAVTPSIAASIIKGDAVSLLKNEKFNFEIKDTIPSNIEFSSPYWLKSKGTLGMYKVDDVNLIGKPETPRTIQAEFMLIIEGELFEFKKDVVFKRNDPVKGEVYQPLEIVPAVTASITDKVLIFADNSPKEITVKVKSGKEHIIGKVQLAHPKGWQVFPKYHEVSIAQKGAEQIVVFSVTPPKNQSEGKISPIVEINGNFYTDELVEIAYDHIPFQSVLMPSESKVVRLDIQKKGQLIGYIQGAGDDIPASLRQVGYTVVELNENEITIDKLQNFDAVIMGVRAYNTNDRAKYYQDLLHEYVKNGGTMLVQYNTGHRLKVDEVAPFELKISRDRVTDENSEVRIISPKNEVMNYPNKITQKDFDGWVQERGLYFPNEWSSEFTPILSMNDKGEPERKGSLLIAKYGEGHFIYTGLSFFRELPAGVPGAYRLFTNLLSVGKNNNELEIKN